The Hemicordylus capensis ecotype Gifberg chromosome 6, rHemCap1.1.pri, whole genome shotgun sequence genome window below encodes:
- the IL11 gene encoding interleukin-11 produces the protein MHPSWYVSEQVSSKSVEFKLTQCNTKANCLCQVLVTLLSLYEGLWALPGPRLRPMDPRAEFDSIVSLARNLLSDTKNLFNHFKNRYPAEGEHKLETLPVLSMNAVELANIQVSGGLARLSSDLQCYQRHFEWLRKAAPLLLRPMEHDISTVHSRLERLLKRLEHLMTKLSLSRPNDPLPTLPAHGTHWSVVQAGHAIVHSFHLYLDWAARVLVLIRNKL, from the exons ATGCATCCTTCCTGGTATGTTTCGGagcaagtcagctccaaaagcgtGGAGTTTAAACTCACTCAGTGCAACACAAAAGCCA aCTGTTTGTGTCAGGTGTTGGTGACGCTTCTGAGTCTGTATGAGGGGCTCTGGGCTCTGCCTGGCCCCCGACTGAGGCCTATGGACCCCCGAGCCGAGTTTGACTCTATCGTCAGCCTGGCAAGAAACCTGCTGAGTGATACCAAGAACCTCTTCAACCATTTT AAAAACCGCTATCCAGCTGAAGGCGAACACAAGTTGGAAACGTTGCCTGTTTTGTCCATGAATGCCGTGGAACTTGCCAACATTCAG GTCTCTGGGGGACTGGCCCGGCTCAGTTCCGACTTGCAGTGCTACCAGCGCCACTTTGAATGGCTGCGCAAAGCAGCACCACTACTGCTGCGGCCCATGGAGCATGACATTAGCACAGTGCATAGCCGGCTTGAACGCCTTCTCAAAAGACTGGAACACCTG ATGACAAAGCTCAGCCTTTCACGACCCAACGATCCACTGCCGACCCTCCCGGCCCATGGGACTCATTGGTCCGTGGTTCAGGCAGGACATGCCATTGTCCACTCATTTCATCTTTACCTGGACTGGGCAGCCCGTGTGCTGGTTCTGATCCGGAACAAACTGTGA